The following proteins come from a genomic window of Sesamum indicum cultivar Zhongzhi No. 13 linkage group LG10, S_indicum_v1.0, whole genome shotgun sequence:
- the LOC105172700 gene encoding DNA-directed RNA polymerases II, IV and V subunit 3, translating to MEGVSYQRFPKIKIRTVRDDFMKFELRDTDASIANALRRVMIAEVPTIAIDLVEIEVNSSVLNDEFIAHRLGLIPLTSERAMSMRFSRDCDACDGDGQCEYCSVEFHLRAKCINDQTLDVTSKDLYSSDHTVVPVDFSDSSTGFDNTENRGIIIVKLRRGQELVLRAIARKGIGKDHAKWSPAATVTFMYEPEIYINEEMMEGLTLEEKKEFVDSSPTKVFDINPNTHQVYVHDAEAYTYDDEVLKKAEAMGKPGLVEIHAKEDSFIFTVETTGGIKASQLFLNAIDVLKQKLDAVRLSSDTVEADEQFGELGAHMRGG from the exons ATGGAGGGTGTTTCATACCAGAGATTCCCGAAGATCAAAATCCGGACGGTGAGAGACGATTTCATGAAGTTCGAGCTAAGGGACACAGACGCCAGTATCGCCAACGCGCTCCGCCGCGTTATGATCGCTGAAGTTCCCACCATTGCTATTGATTTGGTGGAAATCGAGGTGAACTCGTCGGTCCTCAACGATGAGTTCATCGCTCATCGTCTCGGGCTCATTCCACTTACCAGCGAGCGTGCTATGTCCATGCGCTTCTCCCGAGATTGCGACGCCTGCGACGGAGACGGCCAGTGCGAGTATTGCTCCGTCGAGTTCCATTTACGAGCCAAGTGCATTAATGACCAGACTCTTGATGTTACCTCTAAGGACCTTTACAGCTCTGACCACACCGTTGTTCCAGTTGATTTCTCCGATTCGTCTACTGGATTTGATAACACGGAGAATAG GGGAATCATCATTGTGAAGCTGCGTCGTGGTCAGGAGCTGGTTTTAAGAGCCATAGCTCGGAAAGGAATTGGCAAAGATCATGCTAAATGGTCACCTGCTGCTACTGTTACTTTCATGTATGAACCTGAAATCTATATAAATGAAGAGATGATGGAAGGCTTAACCCTTGAGGAGAAGAAAGAGTTTGTTGATAGCAGCCCCACAAAAGTGTTTGACATTAATCCCAATACCCACCAG GTTTATGTTCATGATGCTGAAGCATATACGTATGATGATGAGGTGCTTAAGAAAGCTGAAGCAATGGGGAAACCTGGCCTTGTGGAGATCCATGCCAAGGAAGATAGTTTCATTTTCACAGTTGAGACAACGGGCGGAATAAAAGCTTCTCAATTGTTTTTGAATGCCATAGATGTCCTGAAGCAGAAGTTGGATGCTGTTCGCTTGTCATCAGACACGGTGGAAGCTGATGAACAGTTCGGAGAGTTGGGAGCACATATGCGTGGAGGTTGA
- the LOC105172699 gene encoding stress enhanced protein 1, chloroplastic-like produces MAAAALISSSLYCFSSIRDVRVSSAARTATVARKFGTAFATGSPLLIQRPVYQNYTACNSRLVSIRCEQSTKEGGGLDVWLGRLAMVGFAAAISVEIATGKGLLENFGLPTPLPTVALAVTALVGVLTAVFIFQSASKN; encoded by the exons ATGGCAGCCGCCGCGCtgatttcttcttctctctactGCTTCTCCTCTATTCGCG ATGTTCGCGTGTCGAGTGCGGCAAGAACCGCTACCGTTGCTCGAAAATTTGGAACGGCATTCGCCACCGGTTCTCCTCTGT TGATCCAGAGACCAGTTTACCAGAACTATACTGCTTGCAATTCGAGATTAGTTTCCATAAGATGTGAACAGAGCACCAAGGAAGGCGGCGGTTTAGACGTATGGCTTGGGCGGCTGGCTATGGTCGGCTTTGCTGCTGCTATTAGTGTTGAAATTGCGACTGGCAAAGGGCTTCTTGAG AATTTTGGGTTGCCAACACCATTACCAACAGTGGCGTTGGCAGTGACAGCATTAGTGGGAGTTCTAACTGCAGTCTTCATCTTCCAATCTGCATCCAAGAACTGA
- the LOC105172698 gene encoding putative ribosome biogenesis protein slx9-like isoform X1 — MGKASSLSDGKTQADRKFEKKLKFYELVRGAVARKAITKEKQQRKRSRQKKLKAYDLSSLSEYLPELKSSQESGPAKFKLNSKTRNSLVLKESNQLKTVINHPVFHSDPLGAIYQHLQNTQPATDDKPKRKDSKTRKKTKKKSSKASQQLMEIQ, encoded by the exons ATGGGGAAAGCCAGCTCGCT ATCGGATGGGAAGACTCAAGCAGACCGCAAGTTCGAAAAGAAACTGAAATTTTATGAAT TGGTCAGGGGTGCAGTTGCCAGAAAAGCTATTACCAAG GAGAAACAGCAAAGGAAACGGAGCCggcaaaagaaattaaaggcGTATGATCTGTCTTCCCTCTCAGAATACCTCCCTGAATTAAAATCATCGCAAGAGTCAGGACCTGCTAAGTTCAAACTTAACAGTAAAACAAGAAACAGCCTAGT GCTGAAAGAGAGTAATCAATTGAAGACAGTTATTAACCATCCAGTTTTCCACTCGGATCCTTTAGGTGCCATTTATCAACATCTGCAAAACACACAGCCTGCCACAGATGATAAGCCTAAGAGAAAAGATAGTAAAACTCGgaaaaagaccaaaaagaaGTCGTCCAAAGCCTCGCAGCAGTTGATGGAGATTCAGTAA
- the LOC105172698 gene encoding putative ribosome biogenesis protein slx9-like isoform X2, with product MNWSGVQLPEKLLPSHVYNQEKQQRKRSRQKKLKAYDLSSLSEYLPELKSSQESGPAKFKLNSKTRNSLVLKESNQLKTVINHPVFHSDPLGAIYQHLQNTQPATDDKPKRKDSKTRKKTKKKSSKASQQLMEIQ from the exons ATGAAT TGGTCAGGGGTGCAGTTGCCAGAAAAGCTATTACCAAG TCATGTTTACAATCAGGAGAAACAGCAAAGGAAACGGAGCCggcaaaagaaattaaaggcGTATGATCTGTCTTCCCTCTCAGAATACCTCCCTGAATTAAAATCATCGCAAGAGTCAGGACCTGCTAAGTTCAAACTTAACAGTAAAACAAGAAACAGCCTAGT GCTGAAAGAGAGTAATCAATTGAAGACAGTTATTAACCATCCAGTTTTCCACTCGGATCCTTTAGGTGCCATTTATCAACATCTGCAAAACACACAGCCTGCCACAGATGATAAGCCTAAGAGAAAAGATAGTAAAACTCGgaaaaagaccaaaaagaaGTCGTCCAAAGCCTCGCAGCAGTTGATGGAGATTCAGTAA